In Terriglobus sp. TAA 43, a single window of DNA contains:
- the hslU gene encoding ATP-dependent protease ATPase subunit HslU: MAIYLPGIAEDQAVALEEMTPREIVAELDKYVVGQYAAKRAVAIALRNRQRRQKLPPELADEIMPKNIIMIGATGVGKTEIARRLAKLTNSPFLKVEASKFTEVGYVGRDVESIVRDLVETAIEMVREEKLEETEDKAERNAEERLLDLLLPPAPETLKAAQDKPVHVAGTPAVAIDFDASAEPKPEEPHTQERTREKLRQQFREGKLDDQIVELDARDRNQPQFEIVGVGGAEDADVNLKDILPGLFGPRKSKKKMKVNEAFEYLISEEEGRLIDMDLVTRTAIERVEDSGIVFLDEIDKIAGREGGHGPDISREGVQRDILPIVEGTTVNTKYGFVSTDHILFIAAGAFHVSKPSDLIPELQGRFPIRVELQSLTVEDFIRILTEPKSSLVKQSIALLETEGLKLEFQPDALEEMASFAFNVNETTENIGARRLHTIMERVLDEISFQAPDLIKNAQPAVNGVVAQVEPSTVQQPRGAAQPENAHPLPVLERQVEGGVERVVLIDREYVRQQVAGIVKNQDLSRYIL, translated from the coding sequence ATGGCCATTTACCTTCCCGGAATTGCAGAAGACCAGGCCGTCGCGCTGGAAGAGATGACGCCGCGCGAGATCGTTGCGGAGCTGGATAAGTATGTCGTGGGCCAGTACGCTGCGAAACGCGCGGTAGCCATTGCACTGCGCAATCGTCAGCGTCGCCAGAAACTGCCTCCTGAGCTTGCCGACGAAATCATGCCGAAGAACATCATCATGATTGGCGCGACGGGCGTGGGTAAAACAGAGATTGCGCGACGGTTAGCTAAGTTAACCAATTCGCCGTTTCTAAAAGTGGAAGCCAGCAAGTTCACTGAAGTGGGGTACGTGGGTCGCGATGTGGAATCCATCGTGCGCGACCTGGTTGAAACCGCCATTGAAATGGTGCGCGAAGAGAAGCTGGAAGAGACGGAGGACAAGGCAGAACGCAACGCCGAAGAGCGTTTGCTGGACCTGCTGCTGCCGCCTGCTCCTGAAACGCTGAAAGCTGCGCAGGACAAGCCCGTCCATGTTGCGGGAACGCCTGCCGTTGCGATTGATTTTGATGCGTCGGCTGAACCAAAACCGGAAGAACCGCATACACAGGAGCGCACACGCGAGAAGCTCCGCCAGCAGTTTCGCGAAGGAAAGCTGGACGACCAGATCGTGGAACTGGATGCGCGCGATCGCAACCAGCCACAGTTTGAAATCGTAGGCGTGGGCGGTGCCGAAGATGCCGATGTCAATCTGAAGGACATCCTTCCCGGACTCTTTGGGCCACGCAAGAGCAAGAAGAAGATGAAGGTGAACGAAGCCTTCGAGTACCTCATCAGTGAGGAAGAAGGCCGCCTGATCGACATGGATCTGGTGACACGCACTGCCATCGAGCGCGTGGAAGATTCGGGCATCGTCTTCCTGGATGAGATCGACAAGATCGCCGGACGCGAAGGCGGCCATGGTCCCGATATCAGTCGTGAGGGCGTGCAGCGCGACATTCTGCCCATTGTGGAAGGCACCACCGTGAACACGAAGTATGGCTTCGTTTCAACGGATCACATTTTGTTCATCGCGGCGGGTGCGTTCCACGTTTCCAAGCCCAGCGATCTGATCCCCGAACTGCAGGGCCGCTTCCCTATTCGCGTGGAGCTGCAGTCGCTCACCGTGGAAGACTTCATCCGCATCCTGACAGAGCCGAAGTCGTCGCTGGTGAAACAGTCCATCGCTCTGCTGGAAACCGAAGGCCTGAAGCTGGAGTTCCAGCCCGATGCACTGGAAGAGATGGCATCGTTTGCCTTCAATGTGAACGAAACCACTGAAAACATCGGCGCGCGCCGCCTGCACACCATCATGGAACGCGTTCTGGATGAGATCAGCTTCCAGGCGCCGGACCTGATCAAGAACGCGCAGCCTGCCGTGAACGGCGTCGTCGCCCAGGTGGAACCCAGCACCGTGCAGCAGCCCCGCGGCGCCGCACAGCCGGAAAACGCACATCCTCTGCCAGTATTGGAACGGCAGGTGGAAGGCGGCGTGGAACGCGTGGTGCTGATCGACCGCGAATACGTTCGGCAACAGGTAGCAGGAATTGTGAAGAACCAGGATCTGAGCCGCTACATCCTGTAG
- a CDS encoding sialidase family protein, producing MRFRTRALLGFLVLSTTAFGQKVPGVVIDHQPVASREYVGSPSIVIAPNGDYIASHDLFGPGSTSTVSAVSRIFLSHDRGVTWTKVAEVKDQFWSNLSVLKNHIYLMGTSYEYGRIVIRESDDNGKTWSDTHFLTEDTGYHTAPVPVVIHDGKIYRAFEFHPKGPWGSFQAFMMWASVDSDLTKPTSWTMADRLSFPVGDFGDTWLEGNAVVDRDGSMLDILRVNNASRAAVLKLTDHRMKLNRFVNFPGGATKFSIRFDPVSKLYWTLSNPALPGEAMAVSSPASVRNTLALMSSPDLTQWTPREIVLHHPESRVHGFQYVDWQFDGSDIIVASRTAFDDDQGTAHNFHDANYLTFHRIAGFRKKGTIKLTGEPFTSAEVFTDQQMQNWTKATTTDAAKAEMGVYPQPLGGYGNHSLGITTRAKTGEAEQHRDWVDVFVAVAGEATLVSGGHLENARTTAPGEQKGTGVAGGVSKVMKAGAVAHIDPEIAHQLIIPEGGSFTYFVVKVKKDPLPSRK from the coding sequence ATGCGATTCCGTACTCGCGCCCTGCTTGGTTTTCTTGTCCTGAGCACCACTGCCTTTGGCCAAAAAGTCCCGGGCGTGGTGATTGACCATCAGCCGGTTGCGAGCCGCGAATATGTTGGTTCCCCTTCTATTGTCATTGCGCCGAATGGTGACTACATCGCGTCGCATGACCTGTTCGGCCCCGGATCCACCAGCACCGTATCTGCCGTATCGCGAATCTTCCTTTCTCATGACCGTGGCGTAACGTGGACGAAAGTCGCCGAGGTAAAAGATCAGTTCTGGTCGAACCTGTCTGTGCTGAAGAACCACATCTATCTGATGGGCACCAGCTACGAGTACGGTCGGATCGTCATCCGCGAGTCAGACGACAATGGCAAAACATGGAGCGATACCCACTTTCTTACGGAAGACACGGGATACCATACGGCGCCGGTGCCTGTGGTGATTCATGACGGCAAGATCTACCGAGCGTTTGAATTCCACCCCAAAGGGCCGTGGGGTTCCTTCCAGGCATTCATGATGTGGGCGTCCGTGGACAGCGATCTCACCAAACCCACAAGCTGGACCATGGCAGATCGGCTGTCATTTCCCGTAGGCGACTTCGGCGATACGTGGCTGGAAGGCAATGCCGTAGTTGACCGTGACGGTTCGATGCTGGACATTCTGCGCGTGAACAACGCGTCGCGCGCCGCCGTGCTGAAACTCACCGACCACCGCATGAAGCTGAATCGCTTTGTGAACTTTCCCGGTGGCGCAACGAAGTTTTCCATTCGCTTCGATCCTGTGTCGAAGCTGTACTGGACGCTGTCAAACCCCGCGCTGCCGGGAGAAGCCATGGCCGTGAGTTCCCCTGCAAGTGTGCGGAATACCCTGGCCCTGATGAGTTCCCCCGACCTGACGCAATGGACGCCTCGCGAGATTGTGCTGCATCACCCCGAGTCGCGTGTGCATGGCTTTCAGTATGTCGATTGGCAGTTCGATGGCAGCGACATCATCGTAGCCTCACGCACGGCGTTCGACGATGACCAGGGGACCGCACACAACTTTCACGATGCGAACTACCTGACGTTTCATCGCATTGCAGGCTTTCGAAAGAAAGGCACGATCAAGCTGACCGGTGAACCCTTCACCTCCGCGGAAGTATTCACCGACCAACAAATGCAGAACTGGACCAAAGCCACGACAACAGACGCGGCAAAGGCAGAGATGGGCGTGTATCCGCAACCCCTGGGCGGATATGGAAACCACTCCCTGGGAATTACGACACGCGCAAAGACAGGCGAAGCTGAACAGCACCGCGATTGGGTGGATGTGTTCGTCGCCGTTGCGGGTGAGGCAACGCTGGTAAGCGGAGGGCACCTGGAAAACGCGAGGACCACGGCCCCCGGCGAACAAAAGGGGACGGGCGTGGCTGGCGGTGTTTCCAAGGTTATGAAGGCGGGTGCGGTAGCTCACATTGATCCAGAGATCGCTCACCAACTGATCATTCCCGAAGGTGGTTCTTTCACCTATTTTGTGGTGAAAGTGAAGAAGGATCCCCTGCCCAGCCGTAAGTAG
- a CDS encoding Hsp20/alpha crystallin family protein, which yields MTITRFTPFSDVAALQNRLNSIFHDFSRPQTTEGESLQAGSFVPAVDIYEDAQKLALTFEIPGIKPEGVDVRVENNVLTVKGERAWAGEQKEDNFRRIERRFGSFVRSFTLPQSVDTEQVTAQSENGVLVIELPKKATAQPKQIKVSVAANQIEAKENQPASAEQKAA from the coding sequence ATGACGATCACCCGTTTTACACCGTTTTCCGATGTAGCCGCGCTGCAGAACCGGCTGAACTCCATCTTTCATGACTTCTCCCGTCCGCAAACAACGGAGGGCGAGAGCCTGCAAGCTGGTTCGTTCGTTCCGGCGGTCGATATCTATGAGGACGCGCAGAAACTGGCGCTGACCTTCGAGATCCCCGGCATCAAGCCCGAGGGTGTGGATGTGCGCGTGGAAAACAACGTGCTGACCGTAAAGGGCGAACGTGCCTGGGCTGGTGAGCAGAAGGAAGACAACTTCCGCCGCATCGAACGCCGGTTCGGGTCGTTCGTACGTAGCTTTACCCTGCCCCAATCGGTAGACACGGAGCAGGTGACGGCACAGAGCGAGAACGGCGTGTTGGTGATTGAGTTGCCGAAAAAGGCAACCGCACAGCCGAAACAGATCAAAGTTTCGGTCGCTGCAAATCAGATTGAGGCGAAGGAAAACCAGCCCGCCTCAGCCGAGCAGAAAGCCGCGTAA